The genomic interval TACTTCTAATTATTTGATCTTGAACAGCCAGAGTTTCATTGCGAACAACACATCCTCTTTCAGGAAAATGGACGATGCTTTTTATGGTCTCTCAATTACTCCCTCATATCTTCAAGATTATGCAAGTTCAAAGCAATTGCGAGTTTTTTCTATTTCATCGAACATCCGCGCACCCTTTGCCCTTTCCGATGAAGATAAGACTTCATTGTACAACCGAAGCATCGCCATCCTGACCGTAAACTATAACGCAGAACGAATTGTCCGCCATTTCGACAAAATTGTTAGCGGTAAGTTTTCACCTGAAATTATTGTGTTAAGTCAAAACGGTGACGTGATTTTGGACACTACCGGCGAGTATTACGGAAAGACATACTCTCATTTCCGACAAGACAGTCCGACACCGATTACCCATTTGGAGCAAGCCAGTCTCGTCAGTTCCTTTTATAATGAGAAACTAGGCTATTATGTCGTAGCTATACTGCCGCGCTCTCAAATTATGGTTTCTATCCAGTCCTCCATAAACACGGTTGTACTTATCGCTGCAGTGTGTGCGGCGTTTGCCTTATGTTTCGGTATAGTCAGTATTCGGTTATTCTCAAGAAGGGTTAATCTCATCAATAAAGCAATCCAGAAAGTACAGATGGGCAATTTGAATTACCAGATTCCTGTCAGCAAGAATCAGGATGAGATCAACAGCATTGCGGTTAATTTCAATCATATGTGCAATATGCTCAAGGATTATATCAATAAGATCTACATTTCTGATTTATTGCAGAAGGACGCCCAGATCCATGCGCTTCAAGCCCAAATCAATCCCCACTTTCTTTACAACACACTGGAAGTAATCCGAATGGAAGCATTGTCTTATGGAGATGAGAGTACAGGGCATATGATTGAGCTTCTTGCCCAACTATTCAGAAATAGCATCAAAGGAGAGTTGGTCGTTACGATCAAAGACGAGTTGGAATTCTGCAACAGCTATCTCGAACTGTACCATGTCAGGTATAGTAATAACCTGGTATTCGATTTCCGAATCGATGAAAGCATTCATCGATTCGGTATTCCCAAGCATCTTTTGCAACCGATCATTGAGAATGCTTTGATTCATGCTGTAGATCATTCAAGACCCGAAAACCATATAACGATCCATGGTTACAGACAAGAACAGCAGATTGTGATTGAAATATCGGATGATGGGCAGGGGATGAATGACTCAACGAGGGATCAAATCAGAGAACAACTCAGTATCACTAGTGAAATAAACCACAATAAAATTGGTCTTTCCAATGTTCATAGGCGTATTCAATTATTATTCGGTAAGGAATACGGCGTGGATATTGACAGCAAATCCGATAGGGGCACTACCGTACGTATATGTATTCCAACAAAAAGCCGAGAGGAGATGTTGAGTGATGTACAAA from Paenibacillus sp. FSL K6-3182 carries:
- a CDS encoding sensor histidine kinase, whose translation is MSVIHSLKRSAEQDGLHKVKESASIAMNYMEEKSESVTLLTRQIYLNPVQHQSMMDFLSRKITNYNEVDYMGASVINNYLNAVASLDNDIFDAVLYKKISEDLMFTSNYLILNSQSFIANNTSSFRKMDDAFYGLSITPSYLQDYASSKQLRVFSISSNIRAPFALSDEDKTSLYNRSIAILTVNYNAERIVRHFDKIVSGKFSPEIIVLSQNGDVILDTTGEYYGKTYSHFRQDSPTPITHLEQASLVSSFYNEKLGYYVVAILPRSQIMVSIQSSINTVVLIAAVCAAFALCFGIVSIRLFSRRVNLINKAIQKVQMGNLNYQIPVSKNQDEINSIAVNFNHMCNMLKDYINKIYISDLLQKDAQIHALQAQINPHFLYNTLEVIRMEALSYGDESTGHMIELLAQLFRNSIKGELVVTIKDELEFCNSYLELYHVRYSNNLVFDFRIDESIHRFGIPKHLLQPIIENALIHAVDHSRPENHITIHGYRQEQQIVIEISDDGQGMNDSTRDQIREQLSITSEINHNKIGLSNVHRRIQLLFGKEYGVDIDSKSDRGTTVRICIPTKSREEMLSDVQSFAG